TTCTTCAAACTTCCTTTAGAGGTAAAGGAGCAATTTGCTCAGCTGCCGGGCAATCTTGAAGGTTATGGTCAGTTATTTGTCGTATCAGAGGATCAAAAGCTAGATTGGGCAGACATACTTTACTTCAACACCCAACCACTTAACCAGAGAAACGTGAGATTTTGGCCTACTCAACCACTCACATTCAGGTACAAACGCAGTGGTGTGTTTCCTTTTAGCTAAACTTGTTGTAAGTAGTAAGAACTCTTTAAGGTTGTAACCCAGAAAATGGGGAAAGATGATAATATCCCCTCACTCAGAGAATAAATTCCAACTAACCATTCTGCATTGAATTTTTGCATGTTTGGGGAAATATAGATGAGTCATTGACCAAGGTTTGCGTATTGTAAGTGGCAATGTTGAATATCTGTTTTGTGGTTGCCTTATGTTTTATAAGAACAATTGCTGAATAAGGATTATCAAATCCAACCATTAATAGTTTGGTCAAGACTCTATGGTTTTGCTCGTGTTTTTCCAATGATTTCATAGCTCATTTTACTTTCTTGTAGTTATAGGAGAAAGAAAGGCAAAAGGCAAAGTCTAATCTTTGGGAGAGTTTTTTCGGCAATAACTGATAAACTTTTTATCTTAGGATAATATATTGCTGGGCTTCTAGAGATTCATGCGATCATCACATGCTTGACAGACTTGTAGAAAATTTTATGAGACAAGCTTCAAGATTTGCAATGACAGCATTGTTTTCTGTCTCCAAATTTTGTGGCAGAATTGCTTGATCACGACAAATTGCTTTTCAAAGTGCAAGATTTGATTCATTAGAAATGAAATCTCAAGCATAGTAAGCTAATTATATTCATATATGATTCAATGTATCTAATCTTAGCTCCAATGCtaaaacaaaagaagataaaGACTTAGTAAAGGACATGAAATTTTGTGTTTTGTCATTCTGCCTCCAATGACAGCACAATATTTCTTATAGTCTTCATTGAAATCACTGAAGATGATTTCTTTCATAAAAGTTTCCTGCACTTTGCTGCATTAAAGCAGAATTTATTTAAATACCTTCTCAACCTAAATCATTCTTCGTTCTTCTCTTTAACCTAAGCACTTGTGGATAACTATATTCTGCAAGCCTAGAAAACCACATCCCTCTGGCTTTACACCAGCAGTGTCGAGTGTCCCAAAACTAGGAGGCTAATTGGATTCTATTTATAACACCTTACAACTGATGCGCTAACTCACCAGAACTTTCAGCATTCACTCTGAATTGAtttagtaaaactcatttatcaAATGTCTGAAGAAGATGTTGTTGCTGATGGTCAATAGACTGTTGTTCTTTGTTAGTAGAGGCTATTGTCGCTAGTAAATGCTTGCTCTTTTTTCTCCAACCTTTCTTAACCAGTGTAAGTATTTTCAGGGCTACACTGGATGAGTACTCACAAGAGCTGAAGAACACAGCAGATTGTCTATTGGGTTTAATGGCCAAGAACCTAGGACTTAATCCAGAGATCCTCACCGAAATGACTGAGGAAGGAATACAATCAGTCAGGATAAATTACTACCCCCCATGCCCCCAAGCAGACAAGGTGTTGGGCTTGTCCCCACACTCTGATGGTGATCTTATAACACTGGTCCTTCAAGTAAATCAAGTTCAAGGGTTGCAAATCAAGAAAAATGGCAAATGGGTCCCTGTCAAGCCCCTTCCTGGTGCTTTCATTGTTAATGTTGGTGATATCTTTGAGGTAATCCTCTTCCCCTGTTGGAAAAAGTTGCAGATTTGATCATCATTTATTGAGAGTTTGTTGTTTTATTGTGAATAAATATATAAGAGGATAACTCCAGAAACTATCTTAGATTTTTATTACTGCTAGCTGTTTAAAGTCCTTTTTCTCACCATGGATCTCATTTCTCCCAAGCAAAGAAATAATGGATCTCTCATTTATATTTCTTGCTTATAGATATTCAGTAATGGGAGGTATAAAAGCATTGAGCATAGGGCTGTCGTAAGCACGGGAAAAGAACGGCTTTCTGTTGCAGCATTTCACAGCCCAAACAATGGTGCCATGATAGGTCCCCTTCCACAGCTTGCAAGAGGAAGCGAGGTAAATTATAGGACAGTGGACCATGAGAACTTTatgaagctcttcttctctgctAGACTTGATGGgaagagcttcttggatcgcatGAAGTTATGAAGGTGATCTTTCGAGAATGAAGAGGTCTGGTATAACTGTTTTCTGAACTTGACTATTGTTTCATCAAAAGTGAAATGCACTTCCAAGGTTTCTTAAGGCTTGCTCTTTAATAAAAATGAGTTTGGGTTTTACATTGCTGAATTCGGTGGTCTTAGAAAGCATGCCATGTGGGGCCTTAACTCTGTTCATtaacatcattttttttcattataCTAGTCAACAAGCAGGTGCAAGTCCACATTTTGGAGAAAGAAAACGAGGTTTATCATATCATCAATTTGAATGGTCTTATAAAGAATTTGGAAGGAGATTAGATTTGTTAGGAACAGATATTATAAAGGTAATTAAGCAACTGTCCTTTTAACATGATTTTCTTTCCAAAAGTACCCATTCTATGTATcaggtaatattttttttccatctAAGAGCAAATTTGATAGGCTGAAAGAATCAGCTTGCTCTTATTAATAGAGTGCAGATGTATGCCGTATTAAAAGTAGAAAAAATTTCTTGCCTATTaagctgcctttttttttagTGGAGTAGGTTGAAAGCTTCCAACTGAGACCTCATCTGGCTTGCCGTTCACAGCAAATCTCCCATTACATGGAATCTGTGGTGTCTCATGCTGTAAAGAAAGTGCGAGTACCCATCATTTGTGAagtcaaaataaaaaatgaattacaaagattaaaagACGGAGAAGATAGAAATAGTTACGCATAGAACAAGGAAAGAGATGAGAGATCATGCAAAGAGAAGtgaaaagaaaaggggaaacaAAGGACCCAATAGAAAGGAATAGAGGGCTGAACACTTCTCCCTAGGACGAGAGATCTGTTCTTACCGCTCCCAAGTCCTTGGAGAGAGAGAACTGTGGATCAAAGTATTGTCTTTAGCTATCTTCTCCAGAAGATAAATAGCCACCAAAACAATATTGGAAGTCCATTGCttgttttatttataataaaattttatttcttgtttATCTTTTTTCTATTACAATACTAGTTGGAATAGTTTACCTTTTAGTGCTAGTCCACTTTAGTTAGGTTGATGTTTTTGTCAAGAGATAATATAGTTTTATAAATGGAGGAGAGAGTTAGTAAAAAtttggaaagaatttttttatattgaGGTGAAGTGTCTTAGAGACTTTAAGCTTCTCTATGACAGATagccaaattcattattttggcttttatacttttaataattttattttttttatttttttttcttttgctattATTTTCTTCTCGTAATTCtctacaaatatttttttgtatttcGTATTTTTTCTGAATCTGGGGCCGGCACGATCAATCTATTTGGGGTCACATGCCATTCTACAAACAAAATATCAGGAGTCATTTTTTGTTAATAAGTTTGAATCATTGGATGGAATAATATATGATGTACCATGCCAGGTATATCTCACACACATGCTATAATTATTCCGTTTAGAGAAGTTTAACTCTTGGATGGTTGGATTAAGCATAACCTTGCTTGTCAAGGCTCCATCCGTTACAGAGGAGCATTGCCGCTGATCTTCACTTTATTCCTTGTTCTCTATCCTGGGTGGCAAGCAGGGATTGGTGGAATATATAGTTCTAGATGATTCACATAAAAGTTGAGCCAGTTATTAGGTGAATTGTGATAATCTATGCGGGTttgtgtttagtcctatatcgattattcgctggatagattttggatatttataaagatcaatgagtccaaataatacattctagctagcttttttggatgaggttctgggttgtgacaaatggtatcaaagagAGCTCGATCATAACCTATATAGACTAGAAGATACTATAGCACATATATCTTTGAGCTAACCACGAACTAATCGTAGTGTTTGTAATTGAATTTAGATCttattattcgctgggtagttTTTGAGTACCGGCATTCCCCATAAGCATATATTTGACAAAACAGTCAATTTATATGTGGACTTCTTAACCCACTTTCATCCATCTACGCTGGCGGCTTTCCCCATAAGCATGTATTTGACAAAACAGTCAATTTATATGTCGTCTTCTTAACCCACTTGCATCCATCTACACTAGCTTTAGAAAGATTCAACTGGAAAATAGGATGCTAAACTGCATGAGAAAATGGTACAGATAAGGATACGGGCATACTGATCCTTTTGCATaattattcttttcatgaagAGCTGTTGAATCCAACTCCAACCCAAAAATTATAGgccttgaaaaaaaatattttacatccgtccgagagattttttttttttttttgggatttcCATCTACTAATCGAATTCCTTTGCCTTTTCAAGCGATAATGCTCTTTTGGACGAGcaagttattttgaaaataagctcacatttcactttttttcttgttctttcctattttttttaatctcttcTCCCCCACTTCCCTTTTTCATAATCTGTCCATCGTTATCTCAATAAATTTTAGAtggttttttttgggtaaatcaGATAAAATAAAACCATTATAGTATAAAAACATCagtgaaaatcagaaaataaaatatttaaaaattgagATGGAAAAACCATTGTAGAAACCCACCATGGATTGCTGTCTGAAAACATAAAATGACCAAAACTTTCGATCAAAGAAACCgaaagtattttttttggcAAAGGACACTTTCTTGAGTAGACATGTTTGAAAAAGTAGCCAAAAGACACCAAGTCTGAACGGAGGTAGATGCACTATGCGGAAGTTTAAGTGCATCTTAAACTAATAGAACAACTCGTAAGCTCTAGTGGCTGATTCCACTCCTCTTTTCAGTTCCTACTCTAGCTATTATCCTCTCATCAGGGCTTAGGATACCAAACTGGCTTTTAGATCGTCATTGATAAATCTTCACTTGGAATCCTTAGCAAGAAAACTCCGAGACCATAATGGTCTAGTAGCATGAGAtcttattttgttatttgttcTGCAACTTCAGGCACATACTTAGATTAAGTTGTTCTGAAACACTTGGCATTTTAAGCGTGGTCCAACATGTGCTCGAATACTgaatttttaatccttttcctaTAAGCACACACCTCACATAGTTTCAATTCAATCTCCAAGCCTCAAGGCAGGTCCAGATATCTCTTCAAGTagtccatttttttttcttctaaaaatacTTGTCGATTTCCTTGCCATTATTGAAGTTCCGTGTGCTTGTCCTAGAGAACCGCAATGGAAATGCCCAAAGAAATTGCATAGGACTAGCTACCTATTTCTATATACACCAAACTACTTCCATGTGGAGTACAACATACCAATCTAATGGATGAAATCTGTTAGCTTCCATGATTAATCTGCATCATCCGCAACTGCTATGACAGTCATTCAATTCCCTCTCGGGTACATAGCTATTCTTCTCCGAAACTAGGCACATTCATATCAAAAATGCTTCAATACACTACTTCGGAATAGAAAACAAGATCACCAATGTATCTTCCACCCTGCACATTGTTTAACATTAAGATGGGCTAATCTTGTTGCTAAAGCGGCTAGCTTGATGCATCATGCATGTAGAATTACTCCCGGACAAACCAAGGCTTAAACGAGGAAGTTATTTATATGATTTATCTGACAAACTGACTCATAGTTTGATAGAGAACATAAGTCGACCGACCATGAGTTAGAGGTTTGAGTATAAATCACTTCATAGACATCTGTCTTGCTATAAAATATGACCGGTGGattgattttgttttctttggTGGGCATAATGGCGGGAGCATCGTTAACTCTAAGTAATGCATTTCATAATTGATGATGGGTACGTACGTAAGGCCTATCTTTTCTTAAATAGAGGGAGAAAATATTATTACTTGCTTAATAATGATCTTTCTATCTCCCTATTTCTGTTGTAAGTGATCTTCAGATTACTACTTCTCAAAATTTTTATAGGTATATCCTTATAAatatctgaaattatatgtatATCCTTATGATTttactatttgcatgtatattcttgagaattatttttttttttccatgccTATCCTACGATCAACATGCCATCTAACACTACGAAAAAACGAGTTATCTAAAAAtgaaatatttgaattattCATAATCCAATAAAAGTAAATGTGTAAGAATATTAatttataaagaaaataataaattcatGTGTACATACAACTTCAAATATTTATAAGGATACATGcatatcaaaaaattatttaactaaatattaattaaattaacATCATCAAGCGAAATGTAATACCAAGGATAGACTTGTTAAGAAATAACTTATAAGATGTATGCACGTAACTATATAAGTtaatttataagggtatatataattttaaataagGATATACATCTGCATACCATTCATCTCGTATATCCCACTTACATCTAGGTTTCAAGGTCCTCTGCTATGATAAATAAAGTATCAACGTTTATCTTCGATCCATTTGATTGATATATCCCTTATTGTTGCTATTTCGCTTTTGATATGGCACATTTTAAGCACGGGGAAGGATCAGTTAATCAACCATGGATGAAATTACCCTCATACCAGTGTAGTATCCCATGGAGGTCGGATCTTTTACGGTGCAAAGCAACAATCCTGGAAAGCTGCCATGTTATCTATTTCGAAGACATACGTACGGTTGTCACGGCTCTCAAAAATAGTGAGGAAATCATTGGATGCCAAGCATGATGTGTCACGATCACCATCCATTTTCAAGATAGACGGCTATCCAATCCAAGAATGTGCAGCTCCCTTTGGTGCAGAACAAGCACTACAACTCCTGTGATTTTCTTCCATGTTGCGCTCTTTCTCGCTGTGCTGTTCTCCGGAGCGGTCAATGCGACCCAGAAATCTATCAGAAACGTGAAACAAAACGGAAAAAGAAACAATTATAGAAAATCTGCAAGCATTCCGCTGGCACATAAAAAGTACACACAAATACGCTCGAATAAACATATATAGTGTTCATTAGAAAACAAATACGAACCTACCGCGAAACTCTTTCCTCCTACCCATTCTAGTCTAATTTCTCGAATCATTACTGGTCCTAGTTAAACAGAGTTCCAGGAAATTAAAGCTCACGAACTAATGGATTCACGCACTCTCATGTGAGGTTACCTCCCTGGAACTTGGCCGGTCACCGCGCCTCCTCCGTCTGCCATCCTTGACGGCGATCCGAGGAAGGGACGGCCATGGTACTATCTCTACATTCGTTACTTGGATCGCTGGCGGTTACGGGACTCCGGTTGGGTTCTAATTTTTACCACCCCGAaggcaggaaaattcttcgactCTTTGACGGTCAAAGCAGTGGCGCGCTCGCTCTTAAAACACGCCACGTTCCGATGACCCCATCCATCGGAGGGCACTGATCGCCCGATGCTCCACCGATGGGGCTCGTACACCGTAACATTCtcgttttctctctctcccctccctccCACCCACGCACGCACGCCGGGGTTGAAGGGGTTCGTACGTGCCGGAGGCCCCGGCAGGGCCATGGGGGAATGGGTACACGTATCGCGCGCCGCGTAAAACGCGGAAGGTGCAAATATACGGTCGGGACGTGCAGGGAGAATGCGGCAGCCGTCGGCATGGGAGGAAGAGGTCGGCTCTCCGCGGTCTGATGGGGATCGGACGGGTGGACCTCGATTTCTCATTCTCCAGATTCTCTCTCTCTACGCTGAGCATTCCGTACCACGTGCCGACGTCACTGTGTCAGTGATCTTTAATTCTTTATACGGAAATAACGCCACGAGAACTGTAGTCAATTGATCGCGTTGTTGGAGTTGCATGGATTTGCTGTTGAACGGTGAATAGCAGTCGTGTGCTAGTGTGTGCTAAAAGCCTTGCAACGTGGCAGGCTTGCTGCCTCCAATACACGATCACTCCATGCTAtgctcttatttttttataccgTGAATGTCAAGCTGAGCTCCCCTGCCAGTGTAAGAGGAAGAAGGGTACAAACTGGCTGAGTTCTATAAACCACCCCATGCTAATGCTAGATCATCAACAATTTACTTACATGGTAAACAATTGATCAAAAATGATATGGCAAGTCAGGAGTTTACTTAAATGCTATACTTCGTAAAGCCAAGTCAAAAGGACCTAAGAAAAAGATTAACAAACAAAGAGAAAGGCTTGTTGAAAGAATTTTGAGTTACTAAagcattaatcattttaattacaaaaattaatGCTTTGGTAACTTGAAAATCACTTAGCTAGCATGGAGCATTCCACCCCCTTTGAATACCATAAAATGCTGCTAGTAAATGTGCATTGAGCtctaacaacaacaacaaccatAATCAAGTTCTTTTCTAACAATTTATAatcaattttatatatttgaagTTATATGCAATAAATATACTATTATAAATTCATAAAAGCCGTGAATGATTGGTTATGCATGTGGCATGTATCATTATTAAGATTGCAAATCAGAGAATAATTATATAAATCCGAATTATCTTGAATGCATATTTTGTATCACAGAGAGCAGCAATGTTCGAAACATTGATCACCATGTTGCTTATCTGAAAAATGAAGAACTTTCGTCCAATCTTTTGGCCGCAGCATATTTGGCATTCTAATGCAATACTGTATTTTGAAGATAAGCAAAAGCACTTTATTTTTTAGATGAATGATTCGGTGGATTTGCAATGCTTTTTATGGTGCAAATAGAAGATTGCATAGCACAGATCAACGGGCTGTCGCATGGATCACCGTCAAAATTAATTCGTTGCACTACAAGCTGCACACGGGCTGTCCGGCACTGTAGAGGGCGACGTGTAAGATAACGGTTAGCCGAAATCGTTGGAAAATGTAGACTTGATTGGAGCCGTCCGACGACCCCATGGAGCCAAAGGAATCTAATAACAGCATGTTGAACGTGGATACGATACCCACCgaatcctccccctcccctccgtcCTTTGTTCCCACGCTTTGCCCGGCTCTTTCCAGCCATATTTCGGATATGCCCC
Above is a genomic segment from Phoenix dactylifera cultivar Barhee BC4 chromosome 2, palm_55x_up_171113_PBpolish2nd_filt_p, whole genome shotgun sequence containing:
- the LOC103716545 gene encoding S-norcoclaurine synthase 1-like gives rise to the protein MMESVGSLPVANVQALAAASSGLSEVPPRYLRPEAESDPVTGDGGSLEIPVIDMNRLLQPQSSRDESAKLNLACEQWGFFQLINHNVPNELIGRMKIDIEEFFKLPLEVKEQFAQLPGNLEGYGQLFVVSEDQKLDWADILYFNTQPLNQRNVRFWPTQPLTFRATLDEYSQELKNTADCLLGLMAKNLGLNPEILTEMTEEGIQSVRINYYPPCPQADKVLGLSPHSDGDLITLVLQVNQVQGLQIKKNGKWVPVKPLPGAFIVNVGDIFEIFSNGRYKSIEHRAVVSTGKERLSVAAFHSPNNGAMIGPLPQLARGSEVNYRTVDHENFMKLFFSARLDGKSFLDRMKL